From a single Kitasatospora azatica KCTC 9699 genomic region:
- a CDS encoding response regulator transcription factor, whose product MRVVIAEDLFLLRDGLTRMLQAHGMTVVQAVETGPDLLAAVAAEQPDVLIVDVRLPPTFTDEGLRAAIEARRGAPGLPVLVLSQYVEQLYARELLAAGTGGIGYLLKDRVMDSAQFVDAVRRVAAGGTAMDPEVIARLLTHNSDNGAVAALSPREREVLGLMAEGRSNAAIAQQLVITERAIAKHTASIFLRLGLQPSDDDNRRVLAVLAYLNR is encoded by the coding sequence GTGCGCGTTGTCATCGCCGAAGACCTCTTCCTGCTGAGGGACGGCCTGACCCGGATGCTCCAGGCCCACGGCATGACGGTGGTTCAGGCCGTCGAGACCGGCCCCGACCTGCTCGCGGCGGTGGCGGCCGAGCAGCCGGACGTGCTGATCGTCGACGTCCGGCTGCCGCCGACCTTCACCGACGAGGGACTGCGGGCCGCGATCGAGGCCCGGCGCGGCGCCCCAGGCTTGCCCGTGCTGGTCCTCTCCCAGTACGTCGAGCAGCTGTACGCCCGGGAGTTGCTGGCCGCGGGCACCGGCGGGATCGGCTACCTGCTGAAGGACCGGGTGATGGACAGCGCGCAGTTCGTCGACGCGGTCCGCCGGGTCGCGGCCGGCGGCACCGCGATGGACCCGGAGGTGATCGCCCGCCTGCTGACCCACAACTCCGACAACGGCGCGGTGGCCGCCCTCAGCCCCCGCGAACGCGAGGTACTCGGCCTGATGGCGGAGGGCCGCTCCAACGCCGCCATCGCCCAGCAACTGGTGATCACCGAGCGGGCCATCGCCAAGCACACCGCCTCCATCTTCCTGCGCCTCGGCCTGCAGCCCTCCGACGACGACAACCGCCGCGTCCTCGCAGTCCTGGCCTACCTCAACCGCTGA
- a CDS encoding ABC transporter transmembrane domain-containing protein, with protein sequence MGGWGLGRAMRYAPAVDEPAPELGSPWRFLSWLVGRFRVSVVWGVLFGVLSLLANALVPGAIGQAVDHGIAGRDQGQLLFWGGAVLVLGLVVNTAAILRDRCSLMGQLGATYLAIELITRQSARLGATLPKRVSTGEVVSVGIGDIAALGRLLEVTSRASGAAVSSAVVALVMLSTAPELGLVVLAGVPLMAWAVALLIRPLHRRQERLRAQQGALSELAVDIAGGLRVLRGIGGEGLFLDRYRADSQRVRGAGVRLARIEAQLDGAKVLLPGVLVALVVWLGARDVLAGRLSMGQLVAFYGYAVFLAPQLRRLTEALDKLTRARVAAARLIRLLALEPELAEARSVGEQPVGGVLADPDSGLQVRPGRLTAVACARPADAAELADRLGRYTDSAASYGGVRLDALPLDEVRRRILVVPGDARLFSGPLRGELDPGGRGDAALTAALTAASALDVVEALPDRLDSELTQAGREFSGGQQQRLRLARALLADPEVLVLVEPTSAVDAHTEARIVERLRAARAGRSTLVFGTSPILLARADHVVLVADGKVAAEGTHRELLADPGYRAVVTREGDPA encoded by the coding sequence ATGGGCGGTTGGGGCCTGGGCCGGGCGATGCGGTACGCCCCGGCGGTGGATGAACCGGCACCCGAACTGGGCTCGCCGTGGCGGTTCCTGTCCTGGCTGGTCGGCCGGTTCCGGGTGTCGGTGGTCTGGGGGGTGCTGTTCGGGGTGCTGAGCCTGCTCGCCAACGCGCTGGTGCCGGGCGCGATCGGGCAGGCCGTCGACCACGGGATCGCCGGGCGCGACCAGGGCCAACTGCTCTTCTGGGGCGGGGCGGTGCTGGTGCTCGGCCTGGTGGTGAACACCGCCGCGATCCTGCGCGACCGGTGCAGCCTGATGGGCCAGCTCGGCGCCACCTACCTGGCCATCGAACTGATCACCCGTCAGTCCGCGCGACTGGGCGCCACCTTGCCCAAGAGGGTGTCCACCGGCGAGGTGGTCAGCGTCGGCATCGGTGACATCGCGGCGCTCGGGCGGCTGCTGGAGGTCACCTCGCGCGCCTCGGGCGCGGCGGTCTCCTCGGCCGTGGTGGCGCTGGTCATGCTCAGCACCGCGCCCGAGCTGGGCCTGGTGGTGCTGGCCGGGGTGCCGTTGATGGCCTGGGCGGTGGCGCTGCTGATCCGCCCGCTGCACCGGCGCCAGGAGCGGCTGCGGGCCCAGCAGGGCGCCTTGTCCGAGCTGGCGGTGGACATCGCCGGCGGGCTGCGGGTGTTGCGCGGGATCGGCGGTGAGGGGCTCTTCCTGGACCGCTACCGCGCCGATTCGCAGCGGGTGCGCGGGGCCGGCGTGCGGCTGGCCCGGATCGAGGCGCAGTTGGACGGCGCCAAGGTGCTGCTGCCGGGTGTGCTGGTGGCGTTGGTGGTCTGGCTCGGCGCGCGGGACGTGCTGGCCGGGCGGCTCAGCATGGGGCAGCTGGTCGCGTTCTACGGCTACGCGGTGTTCCTGGCGCCGCAGTTGCGGCGGCTGACCGAGGCGCTGGACAAACTGACCCGGGCCCGGGTGGCGGCCGCCCGGCTGATCCGGCTGCTGGCGCTGGAGCCGGAGTTGGCCGAAGCCCGGTCCGTCGGCGAGCAGCCGGTGGGCGGGGTGCTGGCCGATCCGGACTCGGGTCTCCAGGTGCGTCCGGGCCGGCTGACGGCGGTGGCCTGCGCCAGGCCGGCCGACGCGGCCGAACTCGCCGACCGGCTGGGCCGCTACACCGACTCGGCGGCGAGCTACGGGGGCGTGCGGCTGGACGCGCTGCCGCTGGACGAGGTGCGGCGTCGGATCCTGGTGGTGCCGGGCGACGCGCGGCTGTTCAGCGGACCGCTGCGCGGCGAACTCGACCCCGGTGGACGCGGCGACGCGGCGCTGACGGCCGCGTTGACGGCGGCCTCGGCACTGGACGTGGTGGAGGCGCTGCCGGACCGCTTGGACAGCGAACTGACCCAGGCCGGACGGGAGTTCTCCGGCGGCCAGCAGCAGCGGCTGCGGCTGGCCCGGGCGCTGCTGGCGGACCCGGAGGTGCTGGTGCTGGTCGAGCCGACCAGCGCGGTGGACGCGCACACCGAGGCCCGGATCGTCGAGCGGCTGCGCGCGGCCAGGGCGGGCCGCAGCACCCTGGTCTTCGGCACCAGCCCGATCCTGCTGGCCCGGGCGGACCACGTGGTGCTGGTGGCGGACGGCAAGGTGGCCGCCGAGGGAACCCATCGTGAGCTGCTCGCGGACCCGGGCTACCGGGCCGTCGTCACCAGGGAAGGGGATCCGGCGTGA
- a CDS encoding sensor histidine kinase: MSGGGAVARIGVRAVAGARSLALGALASLGALPLVAITMLVSGVLRDGTADVTMHGRYHIWGLVAAAVLALGVARLRWVAGLTRRLVGRWCGVMIADPYRPAPPAGPGGRRRRIGGLLTDPATWRDLLWICVNVLGGLLLVVTPMGVVLYGLGALDRLHGSSGPEVLPLPDQSVASAPQAPSAPAPDPSAPVLPTQPQPPWSGITSAVLHPGVLGFWAAVVLGAALLVVGLLVAPRLLAGHGRLAAALLGPTREVELARRVSHLAATRSDTIDSGAAEMRRIERDLHDGAQARLVAMGMTLNAAEQLFDSSPDAARALLAEAKQSSVKALAELRDLVRGIHPPVLADRGLFDAVRALALDLPLRVRLDGELSARAPAPVESAAYFAVNELLANISKHAGADQVWIEIGHTGGTLRIVVTDNGRGGADPSRGTGLRGLERRLAAFDGVLAVSSPPGGPTIISLEIPCALSSPKTSSC, translated from the coding sequence GTGAGCGGTGGCGGGGCAGTGGCCCGGATCGGCGTGCGGGCGGTCGCCGGCGCTCGCAGCCTGGCGCTCGGCGCGCTCGCATCGCTCGGGGCGCTGCCGCTGGTGGCGATCACGATGCTGGTGTCGGGCGTCCTGCGCGACGGGACGGCGGACGTCACCATGCACGGCCGCTACCACATCTGGGGGTTGGTGGCGGCGGCGGTGCTTGCCCTCGGCGTGGCGCGGCTGCGCTGGGTGGCGGGGTTGACCAGGCGGCTGGTCGGGCGGTGGTGCGGGGTGATGATCGCCGACCCGTACCGTCCGGCACCACCGGCCGGGCCGGGCGGCCGGCGGCGCCGGATCGGCGGGCTGCTGACCGACCCGGCGACCTGGCGGGACCTGCTGTGGATCTGCGTCAACGTGCTCGGCGGCCTGCTGCTGGTGGTGACGCCGATGGGGGTGGTGCTCTACGGACTGGGCGCGCTGGACCGGCTGCACGGCAGCAGCGGGCCGGAGGTACTGCCGCTGCCGGACCAGTCGGTCGCCTCGGCCCCACAGGCCCCGTCGGCCCCGGCCCCCGACCCGTCCGCTCCGGTGCTCCCGACGCAGCCGCAGCCGCCGTGGTCCGGGATCACCTCCGCCGTGCTGCACCCCGGTGTGCTCGGCTTCTGGGCGGCTGTGGTGCTGGGGGCGGCTCTGCTGGTGGTCGGGCTGCTGGTCGCACCGCGCCTGCTGGCGGGCCACGGCCGGCTCGCGGCAGCCCTGCTCGGGCCCACCCGGGAGGTCGAACTCGCCCGACGGGTCAGCCATCTGGCCGCGACCAGGTCCGACACCATCGACAGCGGCGCGGCCGAGATGCGCCGGATCGAACGGGACCTGCACGACGGCGCGCAGGCCCGGCTGGTGGCCATGGGGATGACCCTCAACGCGGCCGAGCAGCTCTTCGACTCCAGTCCCGACGCCGCGCGGGCGCTGCTCGCCGAGGCCAAACAGTCCTCGGTCAAGGCGCTGGCCGAACTGCGTGACCTGGTCCGGGGTATCCACCCGCCGGTGCTGGCCGACCGTGGACTGTTCGACGCTGTGCGCGCGCTGGCGCTGGACCTGCCACTGCGGGTGCGGCTGGACGGCGAGCTGTCGGCCCGCGCGCCCGCGCCGGTGGAGTCGGCCGCCTATTTCGCCGTCAACGAGCTGCTGGCCAACATCAGCAAGCACGCGGGCGCCGACCAGGTCTGGATCGAGATCGGCCATACTGGCGGCACGCTGCGGATCGTGGTCACCGACAACGGGCGTGGGGGCGCCGACCCCTCGCGCGGCACCGGACTGCGCGGCCTGGAACGCAGGTTGGCCGCGTTCGACGGCGTGCTCGCCGTCAGCAGCCCGCCCGGCGGTCCGACCATCATCTCGCTGGAGATCCCGTGCGCGTTGTCATCGCCGAAGACCTCTTCCTGCTGA
- a CDS encoding ADP-ribosylglycohydrolase family protein produces MTSSHHLAARDALRGLAIGDAFGAQFFVPDNLPHLRDRRLVPPVWPWTDDTEMACSIFAALREHGGVDQDELAESFAQHHDFDRGYGPAMNRMLRLVRQREGGGWRKLAGELFDGQGSWGNGAAMRVAPLGAWFAVDPAETARQAARSAEVTHTHPEAVAGAVAVALAAAWAVRARNTPLSAEQLLTAVLELTPPSRVRDGIAEARTLLPQPDVRYVVHRLGNGRQVSAVDTVPFTLWCAARHLSDFQQALWTTASAGGDVDTTCAIVGGIVGAHLGAVGLPADWLAATEPLPDWLDAGRLGEEPDPAD; encoded by the coding sequence ATGACCTCCTCCCACCACCTTGCCGCCCGCGACGCACTGCGCGGCCTGGCCATCGGCGATGCTTTCGGCGCCCAGTTCTTCGTCCCCGACAATCTGCCCCACCTGCGCGACCGCCGGCTCGTGCCGCCTGTCTGGCCATGGACCGACGACACCGAGATGGCCTGCTCGATCTTCGCCGCCCTGCGCGAGCACGGCGGCGTCGATCAGGACGAGCTGGCCGAATCCTTCGCCCAGCACCACGACTTCGACCGCGGCTACGGGCCCGCGATGAACCGCATGCTGCGCCTGGTCCGGCAGCGCGAGGGCGGCGGCTGGCGCAAGCTCGCCGGCGAGCTCTTCGACGGCCAGGGTTCCTGGGGCAACGGCGCCGCTATGCGGGTCGCGCCGCTCGGCGCCTGGTTCGCCGTCGATCCCGCCGAGACCGCCCGGCAGGCCGCCCGCTCGGCCGAGGTCACCCACACCCACCCGGAAGCCGTGGCGGGCGCGGTCGCCGTCGCACTGGCCGCTGCCTGGGCGGTGCGGGCCCGGAACACACCGCTCAGCGCCGAGCAGCTGCTCACCGCCGTCCTCGAGTTGACCCCGCCGAGCCGGGTCCGCGACGGCATCGCCGAGGCACGGACGCTGCTCCCCCAGCCGGATGTGCGGTATGTCGTGCACCGTCTGGGCAACGGCCGTCAGGTCAGCGCCGTCGACACGGTCCCGTTCACGCTATGGTGCGCCGCCCGGCACCTGAGCGACTTTCAGCAGGCACTGTGGACCACCGCCTCGGCGGGCGGCGACGTCGACACGACCTGCGCGATCGTGGGCGGCATCGTCGGCGCGCACCTGGGAGCAGTCGGCCTGCCCGCGGACTGGCTGGCCGCCACCGAACCGCTGCCCGACTGGCTGGACGCCGGCCGGCTCGGTGAGGAGCCCGATCCGGCGGACTGA
- a CDS encoding NAD-dependent epimerase/dehydratase family protein — MKILFAGASGILGRKTTRELTAAGHQVAGLGRGAGNTLQADLLDPAAVLRAVDGLHFDVVIHAATGLSGKALTRHRDMAPTNELRTKGTVNLLAAARATGARRFVAESMMFGYGYGDHGTTPLAEDHAVFGPRGTNAWLERHVGAMRTKEKLTFTTEGIEGIALRFGLFYGAGVTDTLTVPMLRKRALPVVRERGTVLSWVDVDDAARALALAVEAGKPGEAYNIADNTPLSFAAHVRAAAEAFGTRPPRTVPSWLLRAAPLAHTVITTNLCLDPTKAHQDLGWTPEHPDGPTRLRELAAALANG, encoded by the coding sequence ATGAAGATCCTGTTCGCCGGCGCGAGTGGCATCCTGGGCCGGAAGACCACCCGCGAGCTGACCGCAGCCGGCCACCAGGTGGCGGGACTCGGCCGGGGTGCCGGCAACACCCTGCAGGCCGACCTGCTCGACCCCGCGGCGGTGCTGCGCGCCGTCGACGGGCTCCACTTCGACGTGGTGATCCACGCCGCCACCGGCCTCAGCGGCAAGGCCCTGACCAGGCACCGGGACATGGCCCCGACCAACGAGCTGCGCACCAAGGGCACCGTCAACCTGCTGGCCGCCGCCCGGGCCACCGGCGCCCGGCGGTTCGTCGCCGAGTCGATGATGTTCGGCTACGGCTACGGCGACCACGGCACCACCCCGCTCGCCGAGGACCACGCCGTCTTCGGCCCGCGCGGCACCAACGCCTGGCTGGAGCGGCACGTCGGCGCGATGCGCACCAAGGAGAAGCTGACCTTCACCACCGAGGGCATCGAAGGCATCGCCCTGCGCTTCGGCCTCTTCTACGGCGCGGGCGTCACCGACACCCTCACCGTCCCGATGCTGCGCAAGCGGGCCCTGCCCGTGGTCCGCGAGCGCGGCACCGTGCTCTCCTGGGTCGACGTGGACGACGCCGCCCGGGCCCTGGCCCTGGCCGTCGAGGCCGGCAAGCCCGGCGAGGCGTACAACATCGCCGACAACACCCCGCTCTCCTTCGCCGCCCACGTCCGCGCAGCAGCCGAAGCCTTCGGCACCCGCCCCCCGCGCACCGTGCCCAGCTGGCTGCTCCGAGCCGCCCCCCTGGCGCACACCGTGATCACCACCAACCTCTGCCTCGACCCCACCAAGGCCCACCAGGACCTCGGCTGGACCCCCGAACACCCCGACGGCCCCACCCGCCTCCGCGAACTGGCGGCAGCCCTGGCCAACGGCTGA
- a CDS encoding ATP-binding cassette domain-containing protein, translating to MPFTEIETEDPAEREELKFQAPGDNRAVVARGMTTGAMLRRLPQLMRRALALGWQVDRASLGALLGCQLLSGLLGAFGLLATTRTLTALIAGGHLADRLREAVPSLLVLAVAAGARAVLGIAVSSLSQRIGPKISRQAELLLLDAGTNAELAAYDHPGFNDRWDAADRGADQARDLLPQTQNLIAAALQLAAAALVLTVLHPLLLPLLLVGAVPRALASVRAARITYLAMLATFEDRRLLSMLRWNLMDKQVADQVRSDTLADYLLGRYRAAGARIDRTSDAAAWRSARVSLAGAALAGLGAGVLWLALGWLLATGRLSVASAGTAVIAVSSSSQAVQGIVGYGTDLYRTGLYLDDWSTFVDEAAGRRLARGAVKPGPPAVVELREVTFRYPGAEAPIIDKLSLTVRRGEIVAIVGENGAGKSTLMKLLCGLNLATEGQVLWDGVDMRELDPREVWRHTAVVPQKFAEWPDTARENIQLGQPTAGGDADVLTAARASGAHEVIDRLRSGLNTLLAREWWGGVALSGGQWQRIAIGRAFFRAGGLLVLDEPTSDLDPRAEHRIFSGLRQVAADRAVVLVTHNLANTAVADRIVVLGHGEILQQGPFEQLTEEPGLFRELWLLSQDRSAIPRQRTEG from the coding sequence ATGCCGTTCACTGAGATCGAGACCGAAGACCCCGCAGAGCGCGAGGAGTTGAAGTTCCAGGCGCCCGGCGACAACCGGGCCGTGGTGGCCCGTGGGATGACCACCGGGGCGATGCTGCGGCGCCTGCCGCAGCTGATGCGCCGGGCGCTGGCGCTCGGCTGGCAGGTGGACCGGGCCTCGTTGGGTGCGCTGCTCGGCTGCCAGCTGCTCTCCGGTCTGCTCGGCGCCTTCGGCCTGCTGGCCACGACCCGCACGTTGACCGCGCTGATCGCCGGCGGCCACCTGGCCGACCGGCTGCGCGAGGCGGTTCCCTCGCTGCTGGTGCTTGCCGTCGCGGCCGGGGCCCGGGCGGTGCTGGGGATCGCCGTCAGCAGCCTCTCCCAGCGGATCGGGCCGAAGATCAGCCGACAGGCCGAACTGCTGTTGCTGGACGCCGGCACCAACGCCGAGCTGGCCGCCTACGACCACCCGGGCTTCAACGACCGTTGGGACGCGGCCGACCGGGGTGCCGACCAGGCCCGCGACCTGCTGCCGCAGACCCAGAACCTGATCGCCGCGGCGCTGCAGCTGGCCGCCGCCGCGTTGGTGCTCACCGTGCTGCACCCGTTGCTGCTGCCGTTGCTGCTGGTCGGCGCGGTGCCCCGGGCGCTGGCCTCGGTGCGGGCCGCGCGGATCACCTACCTGGCGATGCTGGCCACCTTCGAGGACCGTCGGCTGCTCTCCATGCTGCGCTGGAACCTGATGGACAAGCAGGTGGCCGACCAGGTCCGCTCCGACACGCTGGCCGACTACCTGCTCGGCCGCTACCGGGCGGCCGGCGCCCGGATCGACCGGACCAGCGACGCGGCGGCCTGGCGGTCCGCCCGGGTCTCGCTGGCGGGCGCGGCACTGGCCGGGCTCGGCGCGGGGGTGCTCTGGCTGGCGCTGGGCTGGCTGCTGGCCACCGGACGGCTCTCGGTGGCCAGTGCCGGCACCGCGGTGATCGCGGTCAGCTCCAGCTCGCAGGCGGTGCAGGGGATCGTCGGCTACGGCACCGACCTCTACCGCACCGGCCTGTACCTGGACGACTGGTCGACCTTCGTGGACGAGGCGGCCGGGCGGCGGCTTGCCCGTGGCGCGGTCAAGCCGGGCCCGCCGGCGGTGGTGGAGCTGCGCGAGGTGACCTTCCGCTATCCGGGCGCGGAGGCGCCGATCATCGACAAGCTCTCGCTGACCGTGCGGCGCGGCGAGATCGTCGCCATCGTCGGTGAGAACGGCGCCGGCAAGAGCACCCTGATGAAGCTGCTCTGCGGGCTCAACCTGGCCACCGAGGGCCAGGTGCTCTGGGACGGCGTGGACATGCGCGAGCTCGACCCGCGCGAGGTCTGGCGGCACACCGCCGTGGTGCCGCAGAAGTTCGCCGAGTGGCCGGACACCGCCCGGGAGAACATCCAGCTCGGCCAGCCCACCGCCGGCGGGGACGCGGACGTGCTGACCGCCGCCCGCGCCTCGGGCGCGCACGAGGTGATCGACCGGCTCCGCTCGGGCCTGAACACCCTGCTGGCCAGGGAGTGGTGGGGCGGGGTCGCGCTCTCCGGCGGGCAGTGGCAGCGGATCGCGATCGGCCGGGCGTTCTTCCGGGCCGGCGGGCTGCTGGTGCTGGACGAGCCGACCAGCGACCTCGACCCGCGGGCCGAGCACCGGATCTTCTCCGGGCTGCGGCAGGTGGCGGCCGACCGGGCGGTGGTGCTGGTCACCCACAACCTGGCCAACACCGCGGTGGCGGACCGGATCGTGGTGCTGGGGCACGGCGAGATCCTGCAGCAGGGGCCGTTCGAGCAGCTGACCGAGGAGCCGGGGCTGTTCCGTGAGCTGTGGCTGCTCTCGCAGGACCGCAGCGCGATCCCGCGCCAGCGCACCGAAGGCTGA